The Rhinolophus sinicus isolate RSC01 linkage group LG15, ASM3656204v1, whole genome shotgun sequence region ACAATGCCTCGCATATACATGGTGCTCAAaaagatttgttgaataaataagtaaaccgAACCAAAAATTAAAATGCGATTGCCCTCATTTGCTGAATTATAAAGCAACTAATTTCTTTTACTAAATTGAAAGGTAAAGCTTGAAATCGAAGCAAATTtgcatgttttctaaaattattgATTCAGAACaattcaaacaaatgaaaatataagcaaaatcaaaTGGTATTTAAATTCAAGTTTCTGTTATGTATAACATCTAATTAAACTGAAATACCCTATGACTTTAAAAGTATTAAGtatcaagaaaaaaagtttaaagaaaggttcatttatacttttcttaaatttaaggCCACATTGTGGAAAAAGGTGtctagttaaataaatttaaagttacGCATACTTAGCTAATTTATAATGAGATGTTTAAGCCTGAAAACTGCGAAGGATCCATTTGTTGCTGAACTACCTGACCACTTGGAAATGTGCATATAGTTTGGGCTTTGTACTTACGCTTAAGTTAAGGCATTGCAAACTATTAAACTAACAACATGATTTACTTTTGTGATCCTGTTGAAAGACTGACTAAATACATTTATTGTGTTTAGTTACTGAAACACTTACAGGACGTAATCCTTTAAGGAGTCACTTTCACACACATAGAGAATCTCTTTTGGTTTGCAGTGGAAAAAGTCCTTGATTTTCTCCATGATCCTTATGGCTATGGCTGTCTTCCTGGTTCCCGGAAAGCAGTGGATGAACAATTCTCGTGTTTCCTGAAGGTTCTTTGAAAGCAACTCGCACTGCTCTGCGATGAGCAAGTTTAAAACTTCACAGCCCAGCTGGTGACTCAGAAGAGATCTGGAGCACAGCGAGACCACGATAAGGGCCTGGAGCAAGTCTTCCATTTCCTCCTTGTTAGCAAGCCGGTAGGACCGGGGGTAGTACACGGGGATGTCACAGGGTCCGCACCGTGTACTGGGCAGGTGCATCAGCTTTGGAATGACACACACTTTCCCTGTGTAGCCACCAACAGTTCCCAGTTTCTGCTTTAACTGATAAGCAGTGCTTCGGGCATACGCAAGCCCTTCTCTCTCACTGGGCTGCAGTAAGATTGTATAGAGTACCAGGGGGCTGTTCACTGCTATTAGGAGTGCGTCACACAGGACACGCTGCTCTTTCCGTAAGCCAACATCACTCGCCCAGCTTCTAGAAAATATCACAATCCCTTGAGAACAAGGACATATCTGCGTCTTCATTAATTCCTCCAGTCCTTCATGATCTGAGAAGAGCTTCTTACAGAGGGATTCTGGTTTAAATTGTATCTCTTCCTGTAGCACTAAAAATGTGAGGAATAGAAGTTACTAAAATGCACAAAAGCATATTGTAAGTATTCCTGCAGAGGAAGACATTAGCTGTGAAACTTTAGGTTTCCTTGTCTGCAATGAAAGCACCCCCTCTTCAAGGACCAGGACTGTGATGTTCCCAGTGCGGGCAGCTCTTACAGGGAGGGGTCTTCACAGAATGACCTCCTAGCACTCTCTCTCCTCAACCCCACACGGTCCACTATGGCTAGGAAGTCACTCCTTCTGTTAAGGGTTTTGTGCACGTGTATGTGTGAACCTGAGGCTTTGGGGGAACTAAGAACTCTCCTTTAAAACAAGGATTCTTAATATGTGGCAGTtttgctcccccaccccaggacatTTAGTAATGTCTGGAAATGTTTTGATTGTCACAGCTGGAGGGGTGCTCCTGGAATCTGGAGGGTAGACGCCAGGAATGCTGCTATACAGCTGACAATTCACAGGGCAGCCCCTGTGAATTCGACAGAGAATTACCGGACccaaatccaaatgtccatcatgcCAGTGTTGAGAAACTGCTTGAGAACCCCCTGGCTGTCCTCCGTCTGCACTGGGATGCCAGGGGGCAATTCTCTTGTGGTATAGACCTAAAGAACTGAGGAGAATTCCTAAATTCTCTCAAATTTGGGGAACAAAAGCCATATGTGACATGAAGCCCAAAAGTGCACAGAAATAGCATGTGAATTTGGTGACTGCATAACAAGAGTTAGCCTATATGGCTATATGATTGTTTAGCCATATGTTGAACAATCTAAATGATTGTTTCAGGACGATTATGCCTGCTAAGTCCTACATTTGACCTTCTAcctaagaagaaaacatttgggCTCATTGCTATAAATTCCTCCCAaagtaattttagaaagaaaaaaaaagtcccctcAGCTGAAGTCAAGAAGGAAATACCTGGAAACAAACGTTGTTGTAGAGCCGCCTTAAATTCCAGGACTTTTATGGGATATGATGGGCTTCTTGGTACAGATGAAGCTGGTGAAATCAGGGGAAGGCTGTAGTCTGTGGCCAAGCTGGAAGGAGctaaacaaatacatggagagttGTTTCacgtgaaaaagaaaaataacttttaaattgttcttCCTACTGTCAACATGTGATTTGCCTCATATATACCTGAGCTGCTCTCACGCTTTCTATGCCTCAAATGGTTCACGTATGTTAGCAAAGGAAATCTGGGGACTCCTGGAGAGCATGTACCTTCTAAGTCACCGTGTGACTCATcttaggcaagtcatttcacctctctgtcATGCCAGGGTGAGGTGATCCCTGAGGTTCCTTCCAACTCTAATATTCTGATTCCAGGTCACCTCTAAGAGAAAAAGGCTTCTAGTGtgtatgtgtcttggtgtgggggGGTGTCAGAAAAACTTAAgcacagtatatattttttatattgttatagCTGTTTAAGTCCCCATCCAAGGTTTAGATGGAATAGAAAGTGGCAGGATCTCTAgttcggggtgtgtgtgtgtgtatgtgtaaagtaaactcaaaacaaatgaaactcaaacaAATTTAGGACAAGAGAAAGAATCTCCAATAAAATCACTCAAGTTTTGAGCCAAGAttcttttatcaaatttggaCCATACTGGCCATGAAGGCAAACTGATAAACTTTGTTCAGCCTGTGAATCCTGTTTGGATTAATTAGAAATCACTAGGGCTGATTCTGAGCAAAACTATAAGGGAAGTGAAAACACTAGGGGTCCTCCCCACCACCATCCCTGGCCCCAGTATCCCCTTTTGCATCGGTTTTTCCCCACTTGGTGGTGACCCCAGCTCAGGGGTTGAAGGAAGTAGCTCCTTGTTCCGAAACAATTCAAATTTGTCAATGAGTTTCCCTCCAAAGAATTAGTGGACAGTCATTGTTAAACATTGTTTCTCTGAAATATCATCCTTAGATTGAGACTACTGATTAACGGTTTTTGACTAAGAATATCAACCTGcccaattttttttctaacaggCCTTTAAAGTGCATAAAAGGGAACTGTCACTAATTCATGGCTGATGGCATAATATAACTTTCCCAAAGTAGACTCAAATCCAAGTGTTTCTTGACCTCAAAGAGTTCATATTCTTTGAGTtcataaaaatatcagaaaaacgAACGCTGTAGTGGGAGAATATTTGTAAGCAAAACAGCTGTTTACTCCTTAACTATCTGACCAAATACCCACAGAGGGTAGAGAAGGGGGTTCCTCCCTGTTGACTGGATACTGACTTCTATTCTGTTTTACCTGGCTGAATATCCAGCATCAGGGCCACCCACTGCTCAGCGGTGAGCCTTGTGACAGAATTGTCCCTCATGATCCAGGAATCCGGGGCCTCTGTGAATACTACACAGCAGAAGGGCTCCACGTGAATCACACAGACATAACCATACAGGGCATCTTTTTGGTATACATCCAAGATTCTGGTGGTGAAAGTCACCTTTGGCTTCTCACAGCAGAAATGGAATCTGGGCAGTTTTTCTAtgcagttttctatttctgtttttaataagtCAGGGTTCACTTTTTCTCTCAGACATCCAAACACTTCTTTGCTCTCATCATCCACCCCAATAATTAGGTATCCCCCACGGGTGTTGGCAAATGCAGACACATAATGAGGCAGCATTTCTTTAATCCGAGGGACAACCTTTTTGGTGGTGAACCTTTTAAACTCAACATGTGTTGACTCAGTAAAGCTGAGTTTCTCTTTATACATGAGTTTGTCCCTTTTAAAGAACTCTGAGGCAGACACCTTCATATCTTCTTCTTCCTGAATGTTTCTTTCAAGCACTTTCTGAGGATGTAGCACCTTCACCCTTGTTCCTCCTCTTTGGGCTCTAGACTGCTTCTCTCTGAGAAGCTCCAGGGCGCTGCTGGCACAAAGGTTGATAGCGGAAGTCACATCTCTCAGATATAAATTAGAATGCAAGCTGCAGATCCTTAGGGGGAGGCTGGAAACATTTGGGCTCCATGACTTCACAAAAATCAGGAGGTTGTGTCCCTGCTGCATGTAGTCAAGGTATTTCTGTGAACCTGAAGGAAGGAGCTTTTGAAAAGAAGTTTCCAGATCGTGTCCCAGCCCATGGCATCGGTAACTGTAGTTTTTATCATCAATCTCCGCTTTGATCACACCCCCTCCAGAATTTAACAGTGCACATGTAGCTTGGATGATTGTAGAATTCTCAGTTCTTTTCAAGTACTTATTGGCCATCTTCTTCCTGTTCTCTTCTCCAAAAGTCACTCTGCCCACGTCTACAATTTTCTCAGGATAGAGCATTTCCATATTGGTCTTGAGACTCTCCATCTCAGCAGCCCCTCTACTCCAAACAGTGACTGAAGAGGATTCCCATAAATAATCAAGACAGAAATGTTGTTGCTACATTAAAAAGAATTccagaaattataatattttcttcaaagctATAAATTATTGGAGATACATTTTAACATGGAAATAATCTTTGATATCAGTTTTCTAACAACTTTGTCAAGATCCTTTGCTTTTCCAGCATGAGCAATCATAGATAAAGGTGACTGcttaatattttgctattatgGAAAACTTATAGTGCtgaaaattttagccatttttcaTAAAATCAGAAAGCACCAACAGTGAGTTCAGATATAAAGGGCACGGGCTGGCATAGGAGTCAAATAAGTTATTACAGAATATGTAGAAgttgaaatgaaaagatgctcctaTTTATAATTcagagggggaaagaaaggagggcaatagagtatatatatatatatatatatatatatatatatatatatatgtatatatgtatatatgtatatatatatatactatactatactatactatactatactatactataatataatataatataatcttgctataaaaaacataaaacttggTATTCTTTATGtgctattttatacatttttaagctTTGTTCTACTCCTGAAAGAATGTCAATTGACACCAAACACAGAAATTGTTTTAtctcttcaaacatttttctaaaagtacATTTCTTTATATACACTGTCATGCAGGAGCAGATGTTTTCCTGTCCTCCAAATAGTTCTGCCCTGTGGTGTGGGAACCTCTAAGACTTGGAAAAGAACATGAGCCTTTGGGACATAGTTATTATAACTGTGGTCAACCTTCTTTGGTTTCACAGATCAGAGGATAGTCATCTAAATTGAAATTGGGGCTCTGAAGCAAATATTTCAGATACGACTCCCTTAGCTTTTGTtaagtgc contains the following coding sequences:
- the LOC109447861 gene encoding protein SLFN14, whose protein sequence is MESLKTNMEMLYPEKIVDVGRVTFGEENRKKMANKYLKRTENSTIIQATCALLNSGGGVIKAEIDDKNYSYRCHGLGHDLETSFQKLLPSGSQKYLDYMQQGHNLLIFVKSWSPNVSSLPLRICSLHSNLYLRDVTSAINLCASSALELLREKQSRAQRGGTRVKVLHPQKVLERNIQEEEDMKVSASEFFKRDKLMYKEKLSFTESTHVEFKRFTTKKVVPRIKEMLPHYVSAFANTRGGYLIIGVDDESKEVFGCLREKVNPDLLKTEIENCIEKLPRFHFCCEKPKVTFTTRILDVYQKDALYGYVCVIHVEPFCCVVFTEAPDSWIMRDNSVTRLTAEQWVALMLDIQPAPSSLATDYSLPLISPASSVPRSPSYPIKVLEFKAALQQRLFPVLQEEIQFKPESLCKKLFSDHEGLEELMKTQICPCSQGIVIFSRSWASDVGLRKEQRVLCDALLIAVNSPLVLYTILLQPSEREGLAYARSTAYQLKQKLGTVGGYTGKVCVIPKLMHLPSTRCGPCDIPVYYPRSYRLANKEEMEDLLQALIVVSLCSRSLLSHQLGCEVLNLLIAEQCELLSKNLQETRELFIHCFPGTRKTAIAIRIMEKIKDFFHCKPKEILYVCESDSLKDYVLQQSTCQAVTRKTFMQGKFLKIKHIVMDETEKFCSQYGDWYTKAKSITHPKVRAAGSENLPRGVLWLFLDPFQVHHADGNGLPPPSAQFPRKTITNGIHCSLEIAMVIKQEMKRIKENCPSNMCPDTLALFREGAYKEAMCAQALPGVCETETNLTTEQMANYVAERCHNLFQYGYLPKDIAILCRNGEDRGRYERALLKAMELTEIHGAPGVVFSRASGVLGSDIIVDSIQQFSGLERNIVFGLSPECTLSEETHKLCFASRAIKHLYLLYEKRAAF